From a single Bacteroidota bacterium genomic region:
- a CDS encoding class I lanthipeptide, protein MKKSINKLSLNKSTISNLSNSDLGQIQGGATGKCVPKLTNPCGTLACSTVCPTNGCSVACASAWCTIK, encoded by the coding sequence ATGAAAAAGTCAATCAACAAACTCAGCTTAAACAAATCCACTATCTCTAATCTTAGCAATTCTGACCTTGGACAAATTCAGGGAGGTGCAACCGGCAAATGTGTTCCTAAATTAACCAACCCTTGTGGTACATTAGCTTGTTCCACTGTTTGTCCAACTAATGGTTGTTCGGTAGCCTGTGCATCAGCCTGGTGTACTATTAAATAA
- a CDS encoding T9SS type A sorting domain-containing protein, giving the protein MKTQIALLLLSLISINVNSQQVSVPKPLNGTGQEIGVKNSALGIPCFPNVFWGTAGSSTGTVDELTISGGAVVVLNAGVVTTSGDPSLAYCNNLDGISFSPTFYSSKFLREPRYYDFGSWNSSSFSTLPNRINNCGGNGNFLYYSWYDSNNVSLGIVRYFSNGMSPVYLLGPNRRISVADIEVDNSGNVWFFTGPSTPGTVITDSLLIVSPSGQVVRKFSANFVSSNSYGMLLLNSTLYVAFGAGHPNFPNTLVPVLLSGNSASLGTPLAMPVPNPTYNDLAGCNVGTPLALGDISTSNILTIYPNPVKEQINIFLPGNLKGKMNLSIQDAAGKIVFNAEYSGKQDDDKIEINSSHFAQGNYIIQIQAGDETFSSKVVKY; this is encoded by the coding sequence ATGAAAACTCAAATAGCCCTACTCCTACTATCACTTATTTCTATAAACGTAAATAGTCAGCAAGTCTCAGTTCCGAAACCGCTCAACGGAACCGGTCAGGAAATAGGTGTAAAAAATTCCGCTCTTGGGATCCCTTGCTTTCCAAATGTTTTTTGGGGCACTGCCGGATCCTCCACGGGTACTGTAGATGAGCTGACCATTAGCGGGGGAGCGGTGGTTGTATTGAATGCAGGTGTTGTGACCACATCGGGAGATCCCAGTCTGGCCTATTGTAATAATCTGGATGGGATATCGTTCAGCCCTACTTTTTATTCTTCAAAATTTTTACGGGAACCGCGTTACTATGATTTTGGTTCATGGAATTCCTCCTCATTCAGCACCTTGCCCAATAGAATAAATAACTGCGGAGGCAATGGAAATTTCTTATACTATAGTTGGTATGATTCTAATAATGTTTCATTAGGAATCGTAAGGTATTTCAGCAACGGCATGTCGCCTGTTTATTTATTAGGACCTAACCGGAGGATATCAGTAGCAGATATTGAAGTAGACAATAGCGGAAATGTATGGTTTTTTACAGGACCTTCAACCCCCGGTACAGTAATTACAGACTCGCTGCTTATTGTTTCGCCTTCAGGGCAAGTCGTGAGAAAGTTTTCTGCTAATTTCGTTTCTAGCAATAGCTATGGAATGTTATTACTCAACAGCACACTATACGTTGCTTTTGGTGCCGGTCATCCCAATTTTCCCAACACACTCGTTCCGGTGTTGCTTTCAGGAAATAGCGCTTCACTAGGTACTCCCCTCGCTATGCCGGTCCCAAACCCCACTTATAATGACTTAGCCGGCTGCAATGTCGGTACTCCATTAGCATTAGGGGATATTTCCACAAGCAATATACTCACCATTTATCCCAATCCGGTAAAGGAACAAATAAACATATTTCTTCCCGGGAACCTGAAGGGCAAAATGAACCTGAGTATTCAGGATGCTGCGGGCAAAATAGTTTTTAATGCAGAGTACTCAGGAAAGCAGGATGATGATAAAATTGAAATCAATAGCAGCCATTTTGCGCAAGGTAATTATATCATTCAGATTCAGGCAGGAGATGAAACGTTCAGCAGTAAAGTGGTGAAGTATTAA
- a CDS encoding T9SS type A sorting domain-containing protein, whose amino-acid sequence MLWGTKYNGTLSNDEIPYAIAAKANGEVFVTGKGGPMFTQVNGSSYLRMVTLKYGNTGAMQWLDTLNIYNGWGTSCTLASDSSLYVMGGTNMTAIHYLDHTGTGSCGIPSGISTSNVTDSSAKFSWSPVPGAYLYHLRYKTSSAAAWTTLSTNQTSKTVKTLVGGTVYNYAVEAVCNSGPSGYSTTMTFSTIGTGYCATGGLGTAQEFLNLVWIGGIVNQTLSNNGYADFTNLSTPLQQGATINGYLSGASTPWGLLENYSIWIDYNHDFDFTDAGEQVVSFSSDLGGYIGVNFTVPTNAVLGTTRMRVSMNYGIPAGPCGMYTGGETEDYTVIISTPLVGAQPFRNGNNSAAASMSIYPNPSSEEIHFATDVAIEGLACIRVYAALGNQVLEKFTESGSLYIGDLPEGYYMVTLTQLDKVYTSKFVVKR is encoded by the coding sequence TTGTTATGGGGAACAAAATACAATGGAACGCTTTCCAATGATGAAATCCCCTATGCGATTGCAGCAAAAGCGAATGGAGAAGTTTTTGTAACAGGAAAAGGTGGTCCCATGTTTACACAAGTGAACGGAAGTTCATATCTGCGCATGGTGACATTGAAGTATGGAAATACGGGTGCGATGCAATGGTTGGATACCTTAAACATTTACAATGGATGGGGCACTTCTTGTACGCTGGCCAGTGATAGCAGTTTATATGTAATGGGGGGCACGAATATGACAGCCATTCACTATCTCGATCATACAGGAACCGGCTCTTGTGGAATTCCATCAGGAATAAGTACAAGCAATGTAACGGATTCCAGCGCCAAATTTAGCTGGTCGCCTGTGCCGGGAGCCTATCTTTATCATTTGCGGTATAAAACTTCATCCGCCGCAGCCTGGACTACACTTTCAACCAATCAAACTTCTAAAACAGTAAAAACGCTTGTAGGGGGAACAGTATATAATTATGCAGTGGAAGCTGTTTGCAATAGCGGTCCTTCAGGCTATAGTACTACTATGACATTTTCTACCATCGGTACAGGATACTGTGCTACCGGAGGGTTGGGTACCGCACAAGAGTTTCTGAATCTCGTTTGGATTGGTGGAATTGTGAATCAAACATTAAGTAATAATGGATATGCCGATTTTACCAATTTAAGTACACCACTTCAGCAGGGAGCAACAATCAATGGATATCTTTCCGGAGCATCCACGCCTTGGGGTCTTCTCGAGAATTATAGTATTTGGATCGACTACAATCATGATTTTGATTTTACAGATGCAGGGGAGCAGGTGGTGAGTTTTTCATCGGATTTGGGTGGGTATATTGGTGTGAATTTCACGGTCCCCACGAATGCAGTTCTTGGCACAACACGCATGCGGGTTTCTATGAACTATGGAATCCCTGCCGGACCTTGTGGAATGTACACCGGTGGAGAAACGGAAGATTATACAGTGATTATTTCAACACCTCTTGTGGGTGCTCAGCCTTTCCGGAATGGAAACAATAGCGCTGCTGCTTCAATGTCCATTTATCCTAATCCCTCTTCAGAGGAAATACATTTCGCTACTGATGTAGCAATTGAAGGATTAGCCTGCATTCGTGTGTATGCTGCGTTAGGTAATCAAGTACTGGAAAAATTTACTGAAAGTGGATCGTTATATATTGGCGATCTGCCGGAAGGTTACTATATGGTCACACTTACACAATTGGATAAAGTGTACACATCGAAATTTGTTGTTAAAAGGTAA
- a CDS encoding class I lanthipeptide — protein MKKSINKLNLNKMTISNLYAAEMHQMVGGGKGSNAPVICMPPLTKTCPSTAPATCSACNCTVVK, from the coding sequence ATGAAAAAGTCAATCAACAAACTCAACTTAAACAAAATGACCATCTCTAATCTTTATGCCGCTGAAATGCATCAGATGGTAGGTGGAGGTAAAGGTTCCAATGCTCCGGTGATCTGCATGCCTCCACTAACTAAAACCTGTCCATCTACAGCTCCGGCAACTTGCTCTGCCTGTAACTGCACAGTTGTAAAATAA
- a CDS encoding T9SS type A sorting domain-containing protein — MFHFSPSKLVVLLFLLPLIAVSQPTTYHKLIPAFFTAMEVLPLPDHGFIHAGLHSGGDGCFIRTDSICTVTTIKYYDIANATIYPQVEMNHLLALPDSSYITVGAVANPANSRFDGLIMNIDADGNVLWAKRLGQTGYNISLYSAALMSDSGFVFCGTATSLPSGMNQFFVCRMDKTGNLLWSNTYSGGNNNNFGRIIKATPDGGCIFTGYFEDFSPFVAYAVMIKLDAAGVVDWARKISTVAPGFFISGSDVLVLPDGYILYGMSNPVFVSRTDLSGNLIWTKEYSNVQQSIGLINYNGNRIYPAAAGGYLFIAGFDFFGTANRLDSSGNAIWSSLFYMRLYNAIETDNSEWHFTGAGPLMGVTQPQPDAGFIDFEMGIIQSDSMGMPDISCMFSQPAAQNSAIYNSSLYSPLVTPVGSLSPVVINVINDSAITVDTCVNVFGGFEEFGTPLPLVISPNPGAGQFTLSLPEEKPCQMTVVNSLGQSICRRQVQGKEIQLLLDAEPDGIYLCRMISSDGKKIYQGRILKSGRWNS, encoded by the coding sequence ATGTTCCATTTCTCTCCCTCTAAATTAGTTGTCTTATTGTTTCTGCTTCCATTGATAGCAGTTTCCCAGCCCACCACTTATCATAAACTCATTCCCGCATTTTTTACCGCGATGGAGGTGCTTCCACTGCCTGACCATGGCTTCATTCATGCAGGCCTGCATTCGGGCGGCGACGGCTGTTTTATTCGCACCGACTCTATTTGTACTGTAACCACTATAAAATATTACGATATTGCTAATGCAACCATCTATCCGCAGGTAGAAATGAATCATCTGCTGGCGTTACCCGATAGCAGCTATATTACTGTCGGTGCTGTGGCCAATCCGGCAAATTCAAGATTCGATGGCTTGATTATGAATATTGATGCCGATGGAAATGTGTTATGGGCAAAAAGATTGGGTCAAACCGGTTATAATATTTCACTGTATTCGGCAGCCTTAATGTCCGACTCCGGTTTTGTGTTTTGCGGGACAGCTACATCACTTCCTTCAGGGATGAATCAGTTTTTTGTTTGCCGCATGGATAAGACAGGAAATTTATTATGGTCCAATACCTACTCGGGAGGCAACAATAATAATTTCGGACGCATAATTAAAGCAACCCCGGATGGTGGATGCATTTTTACCGGCTATTTCGAAGATTTTTCCCCTTTTGTCGCCTATGCTGTGATGATAAAACTTGATGCAGCTGGTGTCGTGGATTGGGCTCGAAAAATTTCTACCGTCGCTCCAGGATTTTTTATATCAGGAAGTGATGTGTTGGTATTGCCCGATGGATATATCCTTTATGGAATGTCAAATCCCGTTTTTGTGTCGCGAACAGATCTTTCAGGTAACCTGATCTGGACAAAGGAGTATTCGAATGTTCAACAGTCAATAGGTCTCATCAATTATAATGGAAACCGCATTTATCCGGCTGCAGCAGGGGGATATCTGTTTATTGCAGGTTTCGATTTCTTCGGAACAGCTAACAGGTTAGATAGTTCAGGTAATGCAATCTGGTCTTCTCTATTTTATATGCGCTTGTACAATGCAATAGAAACGGACAATAGTGAATGGCATTTTACCGGGGCAGGTCCATTGATGGGGGTCACACAGCCCCAGCCGGATGCAGGATTCATTGATTTTGAAATGGGTATTATACAAAGTGACTCCATGGGAATGCCGGATATCTCTTGCATGTTCTCACAACCAGCTGCTCAAAATTCTGCGATATACAATTCTTCGTTATATTCTCCTTTGGTCACTCCTGTAGGCAGCCTTTCTCCTGTAGTAATTAATGTGATCAATGATTCCGCCATAACGGTGGATACCTGTGTGAATGTTTTTGGAGGGTTCGAAGAATTCGGAACTCCCTTGCCGTTAGTCATCAGCCCGAATCCGGGTGCAGGACAATTTACGCTTTCGCTGCCGGAAGAGAAACCCTGTCAAATGACCGTAGTAAACAGCCTGGGTCAATCCATCTGCAGGAGACAAGTTCAGGGTAAAGAAATCCAGCTGCTTTTAGACGCGGAACCGGATGGAATTTATCTTTGTCGAATGATCTCTTCCGATGGCAAAAAAATCTATCAGGGGCGAATATTGAAATCCGGACGCTGGAACTCCTGA
- a CDS encoding gliding motility-associated C-terminal domain-containing protein — MKRSTFLFLLFLLMLIIHKATASGSGKLVFIENKGQWPREALYKAFLANGSVFITADGLVFNIYDGEKVHHQHDAGTIANTPDKLAAHAFRYRFKNSSTTAVTAEGKKQQYYNFIQGTDPEKWMGHAAGYETITLHNFYPSTDLVIKSENNQLKYDFILKPGADIKNIKMMIEGSSGYEIANRKLHIKTSFSEITESIPLSYIIRAGEKVPLEINYSLTNELISYSANTPLSTFDSLIIDPLLQASTYSGSSGTTYGSSATYDHQGNLIIGALLFDTGWPYTLGAYDLTYGGAIDMGITKFDSTASNQLWSTYIGGSSQDVVLNLATNNNDELFVFGHSFNNYPVTTGAFDTSPNGLNDLVISKLSTDGSQLLASTYVGGTEDEGRSLNLSMDVHSFGDLDKGEIYLDAQGNIVVGSLSESTNFPVTTGAYQTTNGGSIDAVLFKMDAALTGMIFSTYLGGSGEEACYGFCIDKNGDYVLTGGTNSSNFPVSVGAYQPTYGGGLSFQFDSFISKINSTGTSLLASTYFGYNNGKDKGYKTDVDSSNNIYVFGNSEGTLPVSPGVFSNQNSGNYVLKFNPSLSNLLLCTSYGDGSNTVNVQPIAFHIDPCNQIYCAGFTSSVLGTPTAFPVTANAQQALHNGTQDFHIMVFAPDFAAMVYGSHLGGAVREHTDAGSSKFDEEATLYLGVCTEESFAGGFPTLPTAFSPTSQTPDWDMAGVKWKFDLCTSPTTGPIAGFNFTTLGNCDSACILVNSTATGNIDTMIWLVNGLYVSSDTSNSFCFTNDGNYLIQQIVCNAGICDTLIQNIALNIPSPQAFSLGPDTTLCANDSIVLFGPVGGLNYSWSGDGIPFDNNQNITVNQTGIYSLEVTDVNGCISHDTVIIQFNTTPVAAFNYTLQSGCSGVLMQAVSTTANVTQEIWTGSDGISGIGNTVEHVYTQPGTYTLLLTAYNGNCVDTLSTQITIGETTLIPDTIPNIITPNGDGINECFNLNISDQYSSCYSLTVLNRWGSEVFQSNQPSICFDGKSDGGNELPEGLYFYLLQVGTEKVKGILNIHR; from the coding sequence ATGAAAAGATCAACCTTTCTCTTCCTTCTCTTTCTGTTAATGCTGATCATCCATAAAGCCACTGCTTCCGGATCAGGGAAGTTGGTGTTTATAGAGAACAAGGGTCAGTGGCCCCGGGAAGCGCTCTATAAAGCCTTTTTAGCAAATGGTTCAGTTTTCATCACTGCTGATGGCCTTGTCTTCAATATATACGACGGAGAAAAAGTACATCATCAACATGACGCCGGTACCATTGCAAATACCCCTGATAAATTAGCCGCGCATGCTTTTCGCTATAGATTTAAAAATAGCAGTACAACGGCTGTAACTGCCGAAGGAAAAAAACAGCAGTATTACAATTTTATCCAAGGCACTGATCCTGAAAAATGGATGGGGCATGCTGCCGGATACGAAACCATCACCTTGCATAACTTTTATCCATCAACGGATCTCGTTATCAAGAGTGAAAACAATCAACTCAAATACGATTTTATCCTGAAGCCCGGCGCTGATATAAAAAATATAAAAATGATGATTGAGGGAAGTTCAGGATATGAAATCGCCAACAGGAAACTTCATATCAAAACTTCGTTTTCAGAAATAACGGAAAGTATCCCATTGTCGTACATCATCCGTGCAGGAGAAAAAGTGCCTTTAGAAATTAACTATTCACTCACGAACGAATTGATTTCCTATTCGGCGAATACGCCCCTTTCCACTTTTGATTCTTTAATCATTGATCCTCTCTTGCAAGCTTCTACTTACAGTGGTTCTTCCGGCACCACGTATGGCAGCTCCGCAACGTATGATCATCAGGGAAATTTAATTATCGGTGCCCTGCTTTTTGACACCGGTTGGCCGTATACGCTGGGGGCCTATGATCTCACGTATGGAGGAGCTATCGATATGGGCATCACAAAATTTGACAGTACTGCCAGTAACCAACTATGGTCTACCTATATTGGTGGAAGTTCGCAAGATGTGGTTTTAAATCTTGCCACAAACAACAATGATGAATTATTTGTATTTGGTCATTCCTTCAACAACTATCCGGTAACAACAGGAGCGTTTGATACCAGTCCAAACGGATTAAACGACCTGGTTATTTCAAAGCTCTCCACTGACGGCTCACAATTGCTTGCTTCCACCTATGTTGGCGGGACCGAAGATGAGGGTAGAAGTCTGAATCTCTCTATGGACGTACATTCCTTTGGTGATCTGGATAAAGGTGAAATTTATCTCGATGCCCAGGGAAATATTGTTGTAGGATCCTTATCAGAGTCAACAAATTTTCCGGTGACTACCGGTGCTTATCAGACAACGAATGGAGGAAGTATAGATGCAGTGTTGTTTAAGATGGATGCGGCACTCACCGGAATGATTTTCTCTACCTACTTAGGTGGTTCCGGCGAAGAAGCCTGCTACGGATTCTGCATTGATAAAAACGGAGACTATGTGCTTACAGGTGGTACCAACAGTTCCAACTTCCCGGTGAGCGTAGGTGCTTATCAGCCCACGTACGGTGGAGGACTTTCATTTCAATTTGATTCCTTCATTAGTAAAATCAACTCAACAGGAACTTCACTCCTCGCTTCCACCTATTTCGGGTACAACAACGGAAAAGACAAAGGGTATAAAACCGATGTGGACAGCTCGAATAATATTTATGTTTTTGGAAACAGTGAAGGAACATTACCCGTTTCGCCGGGCGTTTTTAGCAACCAGAACAGTGGAAACTATGTGTTGAAATTTAATCCCTCACTGAGTAATTTACTGTTGTGTACTTCTTACGGAGATGGGAGCAACACGGTAAACGTACAACCCATCGCATTTCATATCGACCCTTGCAATCAGATTTACTGCGCCGGATTTACATCCAGTGTATTGGGGACTCCTACAGCATTTCCGGTCACTGCAAATGCACAACAGGCACTTCATAACGGGACTCAGGATTTCCACATAATGGTTTTTGCACCGGATTTTGCAGCGATGGTTTACGGATCACATCTCGGAGGCGCTGTCCGGGAACATACGGATGCCGGTTCCTCTAAATTTGATGAAGAAGCTACACTCTACTTAGGCGTCTGCACCGAAGAAAGTTTTGCGGGAGGATTTCCTACTTTGCCCACTGCATTTAGTCCTACTTCACAAACACCGGATTGGGATATGGCTGGCGTAAAGTGGAAATTCGATTTATGCACTTCTCCAACAACCGGTCCGATTGCCGGTTTCAACTTCACCACGTTGGGCAATTGTGATTCCGCCTGTATTCTTGTCAACAGTACCGCTACAGGAAATATAGATACCATGATCTGGCTGGTGAACGGACTGTATGTTTCTTCAGATACTTCGAATAGCTTTTGCTTTACGAACGATGGCAATTATCTGATTCAACAAATTGTTTGCAATGCCGGGATCTGTGATACATTAATACAAAACATTGCTTTGAATATCCCCTCTCCACAAGCCTTTTCATTGGGGCCGGATACTACTTTATGTGCAAACGACTCCATTGTTCTCTTTGGCCCGGTGGGAGGATTAAATTATTCCTGGAGTGGAGATGGAATTCCCTTCGATAATAATCAAAACATAACGGTAAATCAGACGGGAATTTATAGTTTAGAGGTAACAGATGTCAATGGTTGTATAAGTCACGATACTGTGATCATTCAATTCAATACGACTCCCGTTGCTGCATTCAATTATACCTTACAATCCGGTTGCTCAGGAGTTTTAATGCAAGCTGTATCCACTACTGCTAATGTCACGCAGGAAATCTGGACAGGTAGTGATGGGATTTCAGGAATTGGAAATACGGTGGAGCATGTATACACACAGCCCGGTACGTATACCCTGCTACTCACTGCATATAATGGTAATTGTGTGGACACGCTATCAACACAAATTACCATCGGCGAGACTACACTTATTCCCGATACTATACCCAATATCATTACTCCTAACGGAGATGGTATAAATGAATGTTTTAATTTAAATATCTCAGATCAATACAGTAGTTGTTACTCTTTAACCGTTCTCAATCGCTGGGGCAGTGAAGTTTTTCAGAGTAATCAACCATCTATTTGCTTTGATGGGAAATCGGATGGAGGGAATGAACTACCTGAAGGCCTCTATTTCTATCTGCTACAAGTAGGGACAGAAAAGGTAAAGGGTATCCTGAATATTCATCGATAG
- a CDS encoding class I lanthipeptide: MKKSINKLSLNKSTISNLTNSDLGQIQGGVKSNSCINTWTCPTVSCSVWCPTKMVCTVKQ; encoded by the coding sequence ATGAAAAAGTCAATCAACAAACTCAGCTTAAACAAATCAACTATCTCCAACCTTACCAATTCTGATCTTGGACAAATTCAAGGTGGTGTAAAATCCAATAGTTGCATCAATACCTGGACATGCCCTACAGTAAGTTGCAGTGTATGGTGCCCTACTAAAATGGTTTGCACAGTGAAGCAATAA
- a CDS encoding T9SS type A sorting domain-containing protein, with product MIKIFTAITFTCLLHLNGMAQTWNLQNQFQNIEPGDMHFIDDNTGFIIADSTQNGTFVTTVCITTQNGGQSWSHFPLNNAKGNTFKCYFLNANEGFIAGRGAGGNSGMFMKTTNGGSTWSAPVLFNERVNNVFFLNASTGWVMGKNGLLQKTVDGGVTWSPQSLTNEDGFSMRFYNSTTGLFACGGGELYLTTDGGVSWQSVTSGTGDNLMSISISGNDAWVCGEGGAVVYSNTAGQTWVAQTSNTTVDFNDVAFVSATEGWLVGLSGEMKYTSDGGTTWVSQTSSSGADIMAIEMRNSGLGWFLDSDGDLYKYSSPAGIEDIKNAVPVNVYPNPIEDEIHILKSDVNWSKAVLMDATGKVLYTEVLQRKADHHSVNISHLQLSPGIYLLRLENDDRTGVQKLIKK from the coding sequence ATGATAAAAATATTTACTGCTATTACGTTCACTTGTCTGCTACATTTAAATGGTATGGCACAGACATGGAATCTTCAAAACCAGTTTCAGAATATTGAACCGGGCGACATGCACTTTATTGATGATAATACCGGATTTATCATTGCTGATTCTACGCAGAACGGAACGTTTGTAACTACTGTTTGTATAACTACCCAAAATGGAGGTCAATCCTGGTCACATTTTCCGTTAAACAATGCAAAAGGAAATACATTTAAATGTTATTTTCTCAATGCCAATGAAGGTTTTATTGCCGGTCGTGGTGCAGGAGGGAATTCCGGCATGTTTATGAAAACGACGAATGGAGGAAGCACATGGTCAGCACCGGTGCTCTTTAATGAAAGAGTTAATAACGTTTTCTTCCTGAATGCAAGTACCGGATGGGTAATGGGGAAGAATGGATTATTGCAAAAAACGGTAGATGGCGGAGTAACCTGGTCACCTCAGTCACTTACCAATGAAGATGGTTTCAGTATGCGCTTCTATAATTCAACAACCGGATTGTTTGCCTGTGGAGGCGGTGAACTCTACCTCACCACGGATGGCGGGGTGTCCTGGCAGTCGGTGACTTCCGGTACGGGAGATAATTTAATGTCGATTTCCATTTCCGGTAATGATGCCTGGGTGTGTGGAGAAGGTGGCGCCGTGGTCTATTCTAATACTGCCGGCCAAACGTGGGTAGCTCAAACATCTAATACAACCGTTGATTTTAATGATGTAGCTTTTGTGAGTGCTACTGAAGGCTGGCTGGTGGGGCTGAGCGGAGAAATGAAGTACACTTCCGATGGGGGAACCACATGGGTTTCACAAACCAGTTCCTCTGGTGCTGATATTATGGCGATCGAGATGAGAAATTCCGGACTCGGTTGGTTCCTGGATTCTGATGGTGATCTGTATAAATATAGCTCTCCTGCCGGAATAGAAGATATTAAAAATGCAGTTCCCGTAAATGTTTACCCCAATCCGATAGAAGATGAAATTCATATTTTGAAATCCGATGTGAATTGGTCAAAAGCAGTGCTGATGGATGCCACCGGAAAAGTGCTTTATACTGAAGTGCTGCAAAGGAAAGCAGATCATCATTCTGTCAATATCTCACATCTTCAACTCTCTCCCGGTATCTATTTGCTTCGTTTGGAGAATGACGACCGGACAGGAGTACAAAAGCTTATTAAAAAATAA
- a CDS encoding T9SS type A sorting domain-containing protein: protein MKSKFILFLSFLLFCRTPSPAQGSLTRLWENSHNGTLTGLDHANAIVVTSNGDVYVTGQSFQNSTTGSITTVKYDAAGNMVWTDNYKGVIVTAMNEGIDLCLDPFGNVIVTGDVAFNDGDFCIMKFNSAGRVWAKSKEPYWFNSSYDYARQVETDAAGNIYTVAMITSLSGNLYDLYTLKCDSAGNDIWSVDYSSASGDDYAQGLAVTDNGHCFSLTGSFNFFGSATYDMQTLHYDSSGAQQWISNYNCQSSQSEDFPIDIKCDNNYNTWVCGAADTGTTTSMVAFKQNQYGTRLWTVNYNGNANGNDSAIAISSLPNNLTAVCGRTKELINGLSRDVITTMVIDSGTVLWMMQYAGDSTGAVPTAMTTDADGNIYITGYISTIGSGKNAVLLVYDITGNLIYADEYAGSYFGDDIFTDVYVDALRYIYVTGSASSAAGNNDYITIKYAMPGISSLPEKKEQHALRIYPNPNHGRFQLLVDGKAVDKGELFIYDAQGHLAHSSKINSNHDTYSGGELPSGLYLLRYSDNTIEYTGKIMVY, encoded by the coding sequence ATGAAAAGTAAATTTATACTCTTCTTATCCTTCCTCCTGTTTTGCCGTACCCCATCTCCGGCGCAGGGATCACTAACACGTTTATGGGAAAACAGCCACAATGGAACACTGACCGGTTTGGATCATGCCAATGCCATCGTGGTCACGTCTAACGGTGATGTATATGTTACCGGGCAGAGTTTTCAGAACAGCACCACCGGATCCATCACAACTGTAAAATACGATGCTGCGGGTAACATGGTTTGGACAGACAATTACAAAGGCGTTATTGTTACAGCAATGAATGAAGGGATCGACCTTTGCCTGGACCCTTTCGGGAATGTTATTGTAACAGGAGACGTGGCTTTCAATGACGGCGATTTTTGCATTATGAAATTCAACAGTGCAGGACGTGTTTGGGCAAAAAGTAAGGAGCCGTATTGGTTTAATTCCAGTTATGATTATGCAAGACAAGTGGAAACCGATGCCGCCGGAAACATTTATACTGTTGCCATGATCACTTCACTTTCAGGAAATCTGTACGATCTATACACCCTGAAATGTGACAGTGCCGGAAATGATATCTGGTCGGTTGATTACTCCAGTGCCAGCGGAGATGACTATGCGCAAGGTCTTGCTGTTACCGACAATGGCCATTGTTTCTCCCTCACCGGTTCCTTTAACTTTTTTGGAAGTGCCACTTACGATATGCAAACCTTGCACTATGATTCTTCAGGAGCACAACAATGGATCAGCAATTATAATTGTCAGAGCAGTCAGAGCGAGGATTTTCCCATTGACATAAAATGTGACAACAACTACAACACATGGGTATGTGGAGCTGCTGACACCGGCACTACAACCAGCATGGTCGCTTTTAAACAAAATCAATATGGTACACGCTTATGGACGGTTAACTATAACGGCAATGCCAATGGGAACGATTCCGCTATAGCCATTTCTTCATTGCCCAATAATCTCACAGCGGTATGTGGCCGGACAAAAGAGCTCATCAACGGCTTATCGAGAGATGTCATCACGACCATGGTCATTGACTCCGGTACTGTATTATGGATGATGCAATACGCCGGAGATTCGACCGGTGCTGTTCCTACAGCGATGACAACTGATGCAGATGGAAACATCTATATCACAGGGTACATTTCTACAATAGGCTCCGGGAAAAATGCAGTACTCCTGGTGTACGATATTACCGGTAACCTGATTTATGCTGACGAATATGCAGGCTCCTATTTCGGCGATGATATCTTCACTGATGTATATGTGGATGCACTCCGTTATATCTATGTTACCGGCTCCGCTTCCTCAGCAGCCGGGAACAATGACTACATTACCATTAAATATGCCATGCCCGGGATAAGTAGTCTTCCGGAAAAAAAGGAACAGCATGCCCTGCGCATTTATCCTAATCCGAACCACGGGCGTTTTCAACTATTGGTAGACGGGAAAGCGGTTGACAAAGGGGAATTATTCATTTATGATGCTCAGGGCCATCTCGCACATTCTTCAAAAATAAATTCAAACCACGATACGTATTCGGGCGGCGAACTACCGTCCGGATTGTATCTGTTAAGATATTCGGACAATACCATTGAATACACCGGAAAAATCATGGTTTATTAA